GAACCGCCGTCATCCCCGCGAACAGGGAGGTCGACTGGCAGCTCCGCCAGACAAAGGCCCCGGTGGCCGGGTCCATGGCATCGAGGCTGCCCTTGCAGGTGGCCCCGTTGATCGTCGTGCTCCCCCCGCCGATGTACAAGGTGGTGCCGTCGAACGCCGCCGACACGATGGAGCTCGTCGCCGGTGACCCGCTCGCCTTCGCCACCTGCGTCTGCCACACGGGCCCGCCGGCGACGTTGCTGCGGTCGAAGGCGTAGAAGACGCCGTTCTTGTCGACCGCGCCGACGAGGAGCGTCGCCTTGCCCCCGACGGTGGCGTCGAACAGCGTGGGCGTGCTCCCGAAGTCGGCATCGCCGGCGGCCTGGACAGCCGCCGGGACGGTCCACGACGACAGGACGGCCAGATCGCTCGCCCGGAACTTGACCATGGCCGGAGCCAGGTTGGCGCCCGGCTTCCCGCAGGACGCCGGGTTCCCGGTGTCGACATAGACGCTGGCGTCGGTCGCATCGATCGTGGGAGATCCCCAGACGCCGCCGCCGACGCAGCCGTTCGGCACGAGGTTCGCGGTGTGGAGGATGCTCCCCGTGGTGGCGTCGAGGGCGAGCAGCCTGCCCTGGACGAGCGGACAGTCGCCGAAGGAGGCGACGCCGATGTAGATGACGCCGTTGTCGAGGGCGGGCGAGTCCCACAGGAAATTGTCCGGCGACGAGCCCAGCCTCGTCTGCCAGATGATCGCCCCCGTCTCGGCGTTGAGGGCGTAAAAGACCCCGCTGCCGCCGCCTACGTACATCACCGGGCTCCCGTTCACCGTGGCGACCACAGGGGTGCTGGTCGGGCCGGCCGTGGCCGGTGAGCAGTTGTCGCTCGCCGGCGGGGTCGTGGTGCCGAGGTTCGTCTTCCACACGTCGTGGCCGTTGAGGTCGGTGCCGTGCTCGTTGCCGGTCCAGTCCGACCAGTACACCATGGAGCCGAACACGATCGGCTGCGCAAAGCTCCCCCCGCCGCCGGCATCGGTCCAGTGCACCTTGAGCGCGGCCGCATTGGCCGGCCCGAGCGCCGTCTCCGCCGGGTAGTAGCCCGTGCGGCCGTTGTCGCCGCGGTAGGTCGCACTCTGGGAAGACGCTCCGCCGCCAGCGGACCCTCCGCCAGCGGACCCTCCGCCAGCGGACCCGCCGCCAGCGGACCCTCCGCCCGACGAGCCACCGCCCGACGAGCCACCGCCCGGGGACGTGGCGGGACCGGCGGTGCCCGTCGCCATGCCCACCACCGGTGCGTTCAGGTGCTGGTCGCCCATGGAGCCGTCGAAGGGAGCGTCGAAAGCGAAGACGCCCCCGTCCGCGGCGACCTCCCAGTAGCCGCCGGTCTGCGCGTCGTAGGCCATGCCCACCACCGGTGCGTTCAGGTGCTGGTTGCCCATGGAGCCGTCGAAGGGAGCGTCGAAAGCGAAGACGCCCCCGTCCGCGGCGACCTCCCAGT
This portion of the Acidimicrobiales bacterium genome encodes:
- a CDS encoding PQQ-binding-like beta-propeller repeat protein gives rise to the protein WEVAADGGVFAFDAPFDGSMGNQHLNAPVVGMAYDAQTGGYWEVAADGGVFAFDAPFDGSMGDQHLNAPVVGMATGTAGPATSPGGGSSGGGSSGGGSAGGGSAGGGSAGGGSAGGGASSQSATYRGDNGRTGYYPAETALGPANAAALKVHWTDAGGGGSFAQPIVFGSMVYWSDWTGNEHGTDLNGHDVWKTNLGTTTPPASDNCSPATAGPTSTPVVATVNGSPVMYVGGGSGVFYALNAETGAIIWQTRLGSSPDNFLWDSPALDNGVIYIGVASFGDCPLVQGRLLALDATTGSILHTANLVPNGCVGGGVWGSPTIDATDASVYVDTGNPASCGKPGANLAPAMVKFRASDLAVLSSWTVPAAVQAAGDADFGSTPTLFDATVGGKATLLVGAVDKNGVFYAFDRSNVAGGPVWQTQVAKASGSPATSSIVSAAFDGTTLYIGGGSTTINGATCKGSLDAMDPATGAFVWRSCQSTSLFAGMTAVPGLVLEGVGSTLVVADASTGKTLYSYKAASSIQGECTVADGVVYVPVANGSLVALGP